The following proteins are encoded in a genomic region of Neisseria perflava:
- a CDS encoding MotA/TolQ/ExbB proton channel family protein, which yields MDLSLVFKSGDVVLIGVFVLMLLMSVVTWSVIVIRCIKYCKAKKGNAQVKELMLNAFTLADAVQKAKAVEAPMSNVADESLRAYQNYRQTTSKSLIDELPLNEYLVVHIRNSMSQTMRQFDYGMTALASIGATAPFIGLLGTVWGIYHALIGISESGQMSIAAVAGPIGEALVSTAVGLFVAIPAVLAYNFLNRGTKTIAQDMDAFAHDLHVRLLNQKD from the coding sequence ATGGATTTAAGTTTAGTTTTCAAATCAGGTGATGTGGTACTGATTGGTGTATTTGTCCTGATGTTGTTGATGAGCGTGGTAACATGGAGCGTTATCGTGATCCGCTGCATCAAATACTGCAAAGCGAAAAAAGGCAATGCTCAGGTAAAAGAGTTGATGCTGAATGCGTTTACTCTGGCCGATGCTGTACAGAAAGCCAAAGCGGTAGAAGCACCAATGAGCAATGTTGCCGATGAGTCTCTGCGCGCATACCAAAACTACCGTCAAACGACAAGCAAATCGCTGATTGACGAATTGCCTTTGAACGAATACTTGGTTGTTCACATCCGCAACAGTATGTCCCAAACCATGCGTCAGTTCGACTATGGCATGACCGCGTTGGCCTCCATCGGCGCAACCGCTCCGTTTATCGGTCTGTTGGGTACTGTTTGGGGTATTTACCATGCCCTGATCGGCATCAGCGAAAGCGGTCAAATGAGCATTGCTGCGGTAGCCGGTCCGATTGGTGAGGCTTTGGTATCGACTGCTGTCGGCCTGTTTGTGGCGATTCCGGCCGTATTGGCGTACAACTTCCTCAATCGCGGTACAAAAACCATCGCGCAAGATATGGACGCATTTGCACATGACCTGCATGTCCGCCTGCTGAACCAAAAGGATTAA
- a CDS encoding energy transducer TonB, whose product MDKKRILTPAVVTSVALIHVGLVALLWHAHKPPPVEMANIEFVDLGDFGGGDGSPEGEGAPAAPEPTPEQPKPKPKPKPKPVEPPKPVIKPVVTKKEKADIVQQKEKPKPIEKPKPEPKPEPKPEPKPEPKPEPKPEPKAEPKPSPKASEYSGSKTGPNTAENGKGNGEGKALSGEGKGNGGGTKGTGSGRGEGSGSGSGGSKGEHGSGTGGSGGGSGDGSGHNGPPAIVDKGVLPAPKYPSMSLENGEEGTVHLSITVAPGGKVLSVKVTKSSGHQRLDNAAKKAAYSQGARFPTNRLTEYRGKIVFDIN is encoded by the coding sequence ATGGATAAAAAACGAATTTTAACTCCAGCCGTCGTGACTTCCGTTGCGTTGATTCACGTCGGCTTGGTTGCACTTTTATGGCACGCGCACAAACCACCTCCTGTCGAAATGGCGAATATTGAATTTGTCGATTTGGGCGATTTCGGCGGTGGCGACGGTAGCCCTGAGGGCGAAGGCGCACCTGCCGCCCCCGAGCCTACCCCCGAACAACCAAAACCCAAGCCGAAACCCAAACCTAAGCCTGTCGAGCCGCCCAAACCTGTTATCAAACCTGTGGTAACGAAAAAAGAAAAAGCGGATATCGTACAGCAAAAGGAAAAACCGAAACCTATCGAGAAACCTAAGCCCGAGCCTAAGCCGGAACCCAAACCTGAGCCGAAGCCCGAGCCAAAACCTGAACCAAAACCAGAGCCGAAGGCAGAACCTAAACCATCTCCCAAAGCATCTGAATACTCAGGCAGCAAAACCGGGCCGAATACTGCGGAAAACGGTAAAGGCAACGGCGAAGGCAAGGCCTTGAGCGGAGAAGGAAAAGGCAACGGCGGCGGTACGAAAGGTACAGGCAGTGGCCGTGGCGAAGGCAGCGGATCCGGCAGCGGCGGCTCGAAAGGTGAACATGGTTCCGGCACCGGCGGTAGCGGAGGTGGTAGTGGTGATGGATCAGGCCATAACGGTCCTCCCGCTATTGTGGATAAAGGTGTTTTACCTGCGCCTAAGTATCCTTCCATGTCTTTAGAAAATGGTGAAGAAGGAACTGTTCATCTTTCTATTACAGTAGCACCTGGAGGGAAAGTACTCTCTGTCAAAGTAACAAAGAGTAGTGGACATCAGCGGTTGGACAATGCAGCCAAGAAAGCTGCATATTCACAGGGAGCCCGATTCCCAACAAATCGTTTAACTGAGTATCGAGGCAAAATAGTATTTGATATTAATTAA
- a CDS encoding electron transfer flavoprotein-ubiquinone oxidoreductase: MTETIERDSMQYDVVIVGAGPSGLSAAIKLKQLAEKNGREISVCVVEKGSEAGAHSLAGAIIDPISLNELIPDWKEKGAPLTRTVTKDRVLFLTEKKAFNLPVTPNFDNHANYIASLGEVVRWLAEQAENLGVEIYPGFAAAEVLYHENGSVKGIATGNMGIGKDGEPTDSFQPGMELWAQQTIFAEGCRGSLSKQVIERFKLDQNSQPQTYGLGIKEIWEVPSEKHQPGLVMHSAGWPLDSKTYGGSFIYHFDDNKVAVGFVVGLDYQNPYLSPFEEFQRFKTHPEIRKTFEGGRRIAYGARSLIEGGLQSLPKLSFKGGVLVGDAAGFLNMPRIKGIHTAMKSAMLAAEAVFPMLENLEEVESFDSGKEATDYQQRFEQSWLYQELYAARNVRPSFKWGVYLGSIYTGIDQMIFRGKAPWTLKHHGKDNEQLKKASECKPIDYPKPDGVLTFDRLSSVFLANLAHEENQPDHLVLKNPQVMIDVNYKEYASPETRYCPAGVYEIVEENGSPRLQINAANCVHCKTCDIKDPTQNITWICPEGASGPNYGGM, from the coding sequence ATGACAGAAACCATCGAGCGCGACAGTATGCAATACGATGTCGTGATTGTCGGCGCAGGCCCGTCGGGTTTGTCTGCCGCCATCAAACTCAAGCAGCTTGCCGAAAAGAATGGACGTGAAATCAGCGTTTGCGTGGTGGAGAAGGGTTCGGAGGCCGGTGCGCACTCGCTTGCCGGTGCCATCATCGATCCGATTTCTTTGAATGAGCTGATTCCTGATTGGAAAGAAAAAGGCGCGCCGCTGACGCGTACAGTGACGAAGGACAGGGTTTTGTTCCTGACCGAGAAAAAAGCCTTCAACTTGCCGGTTACCCCGAATTTCGACAACCATGCGAACTATATTGCCAGCTTGGGCGAAGTCGTGCGCTGGCTGGCGGAGCAGGCGGAAAATTTGGGCGTGGAAATCTATCCGGGCTTTGCCGCCGCCGAAGTGCTGTATCACGAAAACGGTTCGGTCAAAGGCATTGCGACCGGCAATATGGGCATCGGCAAAGACGGCGAGCCAACCGACAGTTTCCAACCCGGCATGGAGCTTTGGGCGCAGCAAACCATATTTGCCGAAGGCTGCCGCGGTTCGCTTTCCAAACAAGTCATAGAACGCTTCAAACTCGACCAAAACAGTCAGCCGCAAACTTACGGCTTGGGCATCAAAGAGATTTGGGAAGTGCCGTCTGAAAAACATCAGCCAGGTTTGGTGATGCACAGCGCAGGCTGGCCGCTCGACAGCAAAACCTACGGCGGCTCGTTTATTTATCATTTTGACGACAACAAAGTCGCTGTCGGCTTTGTGGTCGGTTTGGATTATCAAAACCCGTATCTGTCGCCGTTTGAAGAGTTCCAACGTTTCAAAACCCATCCTGAAATCCGCAAAACCTTTGAAGGTGGCCGCCGTATCGCGTATGGCGCGCGTTCGCTGATTGAAGGCGGTTTGCAAAGCCTGCCGAAACTCTCGTTTAAAGGCGGCGTTTTGGTCGGCGATGCCGCAGGTTTCCTGAATATGCCACGCATCAAAGGCATCCATACGGCCATGAAATCCGCCATGCTTGCCGCAGAAGCAGTGTTCCCTATGTTGGAAAACCTCGAAGAAGTGGAAAGCTTCGACAGCGGCAAAGAGGCCACCGATTATCAGCAACGCTTTGAACAAAGCTGGCTGTATCAAGAGCTTTACGCCGCGCGCAATGTCCGTCCGTCATTCAAATGGGGTGTTTACCTCGGCTCAATCTATACCGGTATCGACCAAATGATTTTCAGAGGCAAAGCCCCTTGGACTTTGAAACATCACGGCAAAGACAACGAGCAGCTCAAAAAAGCCTCCGAATGCAAGCCGATTGATTATCCGAAGCCCGACGGTGTTTTGACCTTTGACCGTTTGAGTAGTGTTTTCCTTGCCAACCTTGCGCACGAAGAAAACCAGCCCGACCATTTGGTGCTGAAAAATCCGCAGGTCATGATAGACGTAAACTACAAAGAATACGCCTCGCCCGAAACGCGCTATTGTCCGGCCGGCGTATATGAGATCGTCGAAGAAAACGGCAGCCCGCGCCTGCAAATCAACGCCGCCAACTGCGTTCATTGCAAAACGTGCGACATCAAAGACCCGACGCAAAACATCACTTGGATTTGTCCTGAGGGTGCGAGCGGACCGAATTACGGCGGAATGTAA
- a CDS encoding ExbD/TolR family protein has protein sequence MAFGSMNSGDDAPMSDINVTPLVDVMLVLLIVFMITMPVLTHSIPLELPTASEKAAKEDKQQPKDPLRLNIDANGAYVVGGDSDTKVDLATVTAKLKEAKAKNEDVIVAIAADKAVEYDYVNQALQAAREAGISKIGFVTETKAQ, from the coding sequence ATGGCTTTCGGATCAATGAATTCCGGCGATGATGCGCCGATGTCGGATATCAACGTTACGCCTTTGGTGGACGTGATGCTGGTGTTGCTGATTGTATTTATGATTACCATGCCGGTGCTGACCCACTCAATTCCTTTGGAGTTGCCGACTGCTTCGGAAAAAGCAGCGAAAGAGGATAAGCAGCAGCCTAAAGATCCTTTGCGTTTGAATATTGATGCCAACGGTGCTTATGTCGTTGGCGGCGATTCCGATACCAAAGTGGATTTGGCAACGGTAACTGCCAAGCTGAAAGAAGCCAAAGCGAAAAACGAAGATGTGATTGTGGCGATTGCGGCGGATAAAGCGGTTGAATACGATTACGTCAACCAAGCCCTGCAAGCGGCGCGCGAAGCCGGTATCAGCAAAATCGGTTTTGTAACGGAAACTAAAGCGCAATAA
- a CDS encoding tyrosine recombinase XerC, with protein sequence MAVSSNFALHLERYLKTLLQQGKSEHTVSAYRRDLSELMRLLPDNLENGLPTRRDFVAVLKKLSQKGLSESSLARKLSVWRQYCSWLVQIEVMESDPTFNMKAPRLPERLPKALPQEPLNHILDHAPVDDELDVRDKAMFELMYGSGLRLSEIQGLNLDGIVLGEGWVSVKGKGGKQRQVPLVGKSIAALRDYLAVRIAKEGEQALFTNKNGGRLGQRQIQKRLQAWAVRVGSASHISPHMMRHSYATHLLQASGDIRAVQELLGHSNLSATQVYTKLDFDHLARVYDEAHPRAKRKK encoded by the coding sequence ATGGCGGTATCAAGCAATTTTGCGCTTCATCTTGAGCGCTATCTGAAAACCTTGCTGCAACAAGGCAAGTCGGAGCATACCGTTTCCGCTTATCGGCGCGATTTGAGTGAATTGATGCGCCTGTTGCCCGATAATCTGGAAAACGGCCTGCCGACGCGCCGTGATTTTGTGGCGGTATTGAAAAAGCTGTCGCAAAAGGGCTTGAGCGAAAGCAGCTTGGCGCGGAAATTGTCGGTGTGGCGGCAGTATTGCAGTTGGCTGGTGCAGATAGAAGTCATGGAAAGCGACCCGACATTTAATATGAAAGCGCCACGCCTGCCCGAACGCCTGCCTAAAGCCCTGCCGCAAGAGCCTTTAAACCATATCCTTGACCATGCGCCGGTTGATGACGAGTTGGACGTGCGCGATAAGGCCATGTTTGAATTGATGTATGGCAGCGGTTTGCGCCTGAGCGAGATACAAGGTTTGAATCTAGACGGTATTGTCTTGGGCGAAGGCTGGGTCAGCGTGAAGGGTAAAGGCGGCAAGCAGCGGCAAGTGCCTTTGGTGGGCAAGAGCATTGCGGCATTGCGCGATTATTTGGCAGTACGTATTGCCAAAGAGGGCGAGCAGGCCTTGTTCACCAATAAGAACGGCGGTAGGCTGGGGCAACGTCAAATCCAAAAACGCCTGCAGGCGTGGGCAGTGCGCGTGGGCAGCGCCAGCCATATCTCGCCGCACATGATGCGCCACAGCTATGCAACCCATCTTTTGCAGGCATCGGGCGATATCCGCGCTGTGCAGGAATTGTTGGGACACAGCAATCTTTCTGCTACGCAAGTTTATACAAAGCTGGATTTCGACCATTTGGCGCGTGTTTATGATGAGGCGCACCCAAGGGCAAAACGGAAAAAATGA